The following are encoded in a window of Sinomonas cyclohexanicum genomic DNA:
- the merA gene encoding mercury(II) reductase: MEDTDYDLVVIGAGGGGFAAAIEASRLGGRVAIVEGGTLGGTCTNTGCIPSKALLAAAAARHAALDVGRYPGIAAAAGPVDMAQLISGKQALVDQMRATKYEDLIDAYGWDLYRGLAAFGGAAEEPVLEIAAAEGGTEVLRARHYLVATGSAPALPDVPGIAETGFLTSTTAMELDAVPASMTVIGGGYVALEMAQLFARLGTAVTILARSRLVSHEEPEASRALEDALAEEGIVTARRALPRNVARAADGKVIVTADVAGRRREFRAAELLIATGRRPATDGLGLERVGVALGRGGGIVADRRQATSNPRIWAAGDVTGGPEFVYVAAAQGALAAENALSGADRALGSHSLPRVVFTSPALGVAGLTEAQAHAEGLACECRVLPLALVPRAIVDRDTRGFIKVVAKRGTGRILGVTAVARDAGEIAASAVHLIETGTTVAELGRRWAPYLTMAEGLRIAAQSFTEDVAMLSCCAA; this comes from the coding sequence ATGGAGGACACAGACTACGACCTCGTGGTGATCGGTGCGGGCGGCGGCGGCTTCGCGGCGGCGATCGAGGCGTCCCGCCTCGGTGGGCGCGTCGCGATCGTGGAAGGCGGCACTCTGGGGGGCACCTGCACCAACACGGGCTGCATCCCGTCGAAGGCGCTCCTGGCGGCGGCCGCGGCCCGCCACGCGGCGCTGGACGTGGGGCGCTACCCCGGGATCGCTGCCGCCGCCGGCCCCGTGGACATGGCCCAGCTCATCTCGGGCAAGCAGGCGCTCGTGGACCAGATGCGCGCCACGAAGTACGAGGACCTCATCGATGCCTACGGCTGGGACTTGTACCGCGGGCTGGCCGCGTTCGGCGGGGCGGCCGAGGAGCCGGTCCTCGAGATCGCGGCCGCGGAGGGAGGCACGGAGGTCCTCCGGGCCAGGCACTACCTCGTCGCGACGGGCTCCGCCCCCGCGCTCCCCGACGTTCCCGGGATTGCCGAGACCGGCTTCCTGACGTCGACGACGGCGATGGAGCTCGACGCTGTCCCCGCTTCGATGACCGTGATCGGCGGAGGCTACGTGGCGCTCGAGATGGCCCAGCTGTTCGCCCGCCTCGGCACGGCCGTGACCATCCTGGCGCGCTCGCGGCTCGTCTCCCACGAGGAGCCGGAGGCCTCCCGGGCGCTCGAGGACGCGCTCGCCGAGGAGGGTATCGTCACCGCGCGGCGGGCACTCCCCCGCAATGTTGCGCGCGCGGCCGACGGGAAAGTGATCGTGACGGCCGACGTCGCCGGGCGGCGCCGCGAATTCCGCGCCGCCGAGCTGCTCATCGCCACCGGCCGACGGCCCGCCACGGACGGCCTCGGCCTCGAACGCGTGGGGGTCGCCCTCGGTCGCGGCGGCGGGATCGTCGCGGACCGCCGGCAGGCGACGTCCAATCCACGCATCTGGGCCGCGGGCGACGTCACGGGGGGACCAGAGTTCGTCTACGTCGCCGCTGCCCAGGGCGCGCTCGCCGCCGAGAACGCGCTCTCCGGCGCCGACAGGGCGCTCGGCAGCCATTCGCTCCCCCGGGTCGTGTTCACGAGTCCCGCGCTCGGCGTCGCCGGGCTGACAGAGGCGCAGGCGCACGCCGAGGGCCTCGCGTGCGAATGCCGCGTGCTGCCGCTCGCCCTAGTGCCCCGCGCAATCGTGGACCGGGACACGCGGGGCTTCATCAAGGTCGTCGCGAAACGCGGGACGGGCCGCATCCTCGGCGTCACCGCCGTGGCCCGCGACGCCGGGGAGATCGCCGCGAGCGCTGTCCACCTCATCGAGACTGGCACCACCGTCGCCGAGCTGGGACGCCGTTGGGCGCCCTACCTCACGATGGCGGAAGGGCTGCGGATCGCGGCGCAGTCGTTCACCGAGGACGTCGCGATGCTGTCCTGCTGCGCCGCGTGA
- a CDS encoding MerR family transcriptional regulator, whose translation MRIAEAASAAGTTEKALRYYESIGLLPAVDRTASGYRDFGAEDVNRAAFIRRSRAAGMSLERTGQILAAFDAGGSACASVAAQLERQLAELDRHIAELEALRSMVAERYGAIRAADPAECDPGQVCSYL comes from the coding sequence ATGCGCATCGCAGAAGCCGCGTCCGCGGCGGGGACAACAGAGAAGGCCCTGCGGTACTACGAGTCGATCGGCCTGCTGCCGGCCGTGGACCGGACCGCCTCGGGTTACCGGGACTTCGGGGCGGAGGACGTGAACCGGGCGGCCTTCATCCGCCGCAGCAGGGCGGCGGGGATGAGCCTGGAGCGCACCGGGCAGATCCTCGCGGCGTTCGACGCCGGCGGGAGCGCCTGTGCGTCCGTCGCCGCGCAGCTGGAGCGCCAGCTGGCCGAGCTCGACCGCCACATCGCCGAACTCGAGGCCCTGCGCAGCATGGTGGCCGAGCGCTACGGTGCCATCCGCGCGGCCGACCCAGCGGAATGCGACCCCGGGCAGGTCTGCAGCTACCTGTGA
- a CDS encoding dihydrofolate reductase family protein, translated as MARLRVHNFAMSLDGFAAGTDQSQESPLGLGGESLHPWIFATRTGRAMLGEEGGSEGVNDDFVRAGEDGIGATIMGRNMFGPVRGPWPDISWRGWWGENPPFHHPVYVMTHHARPDVQMAGGTVFRFIDAAPREVLAMAVDAAGGLDVRLGGGVSTVRAFLAEGLVDEMHLAIAPVFLGDGERLFGDGVPPEGYASDPLVVGDGIAHAVIRRA; from the coding sequence ATGGCCAGACTCAGGGTGCACAATTTCGCGATGTCGCTCGACGGCTTCGCGGCCGGGACCGACCAGAGCCAGGAGAGTCCACTCGGCCTCGGCGGCGAGTCGCTCCATCCGTGGATCTTCGCGACCCGCACCGGGCGGGCGATGCTCGGCGAGGAAGGCGGCAGCGAGGGCGTCAACGATGACTTTGTGCGCGCCGGCGAGGACGGCATCGGCGCGACGATCATGGGCCGGAACATGTTCGGTCCGGTCCGCGGCCCGTGGCCGGACATCTCCTGGCGCGGCTGGTGGGGCGAGAATCCGCCGTTCCACCACCCGGTCTACGTCATGACGCACCATGCCCGGCCGGACGTGCAGATGGCGGGCGGGACCGTCTTCAGGTTCATCGACGCGGCGCCGCGAGAGGTTCTGGCGATGGCGGTCGACGCCGCCGGCGGGCTCGATGTCCGGCTCGGCGGGGGCGTCTCAACGGTGCGGGCGTTCCTCGCCGAGGGCCTCGTCGACGAGATGCACCTCGCGATCGCCCCCGTGTTCCTCGGCGACGGCGAGCGGCTGTTCGGCGACGGTGTCCCGCCCGAGGGCTACGCTAGCGACCCGCTCGTGGTCGGCGACGGCATTGCCCACGCGGTGATCCGGCGGGCGTGA
- the pepN gene encoding aminopeptidase N: MPTHNLTREEAADRARLLSVGSYHVTLDLRGAEDPAATSFPTTSVIEFRAEPGAETFADFLGESVTRVELNGRLLDGAVVYDGARIRLAGLAAQNRLEVTGLARYSRSGEGLHRFVDPADGATYLYTQCEPADARRYFANFEQPDLKATFAFTVLAPSSWSVSANGNATASAEPIEGDAAAGRWDFAPTPRMPTYLAAVLAGPYHRAEASWTGATRDGEPLTLPLVAYCRASLAEHFDADRIFDLTRRGLDFYHSVFSPAFPWGKYEQAFVPEYNLGAMENPGLVTFTEEYVFASRAAESQYEGRANTLMHEMAHMWFGDLVTMRWWDDLWLKESFAEYMGTLAVDRATDFSASWVNFANRRKAWAYLQDQLPTTHPIVADIPNLEAAEQNFDGITYAKGASVLKQLVAYVGEDAFLAAAREYFGKHAYGNTTLGDLLDALERSSGRPMREWAAAWLQTAGLPVLETIVETGPGRPTEAEGVHDGERLTRVAVRQTAVDPVTGKEAPRPHVLRIGLYSRGSSGTIERTHSVDVELLADTPGGVTEVPELAGLPVPDLVLVNDEDLTYAKVRLDHRSEETVREHLGEIADPLARALAWTALWHATRDGEVAASRYVRAVERFGALEGTVGVQLAVLDNARTAIERYTHGEGRHDVRDPYLAAVARELTAAQPGSDQQLAWARALAKGSRYGGGQLDLVRGLADGTVTVPGLAVDQELRWSLWQALAAQSRATVAELDAELARDRTAKGAVGHAVAVAARPDPGAKQAAWDAAVERDTLSNDLLGATVEGFMLGMEALRHPFIERYFAMLTRVWADRSQEIATRLVTGLFPGDSTLAWDQTPEENPVLARTDQWLHENASAPAALRRIIVEQRDHLHRALTAQQRSRQG, translated from the coding sequence GTGCCAACTCACAACCTCACCCGCGAGGAGGCCGCCGACCGCGCCCGCCTCCTGTCCGTCGGCTCGTACCACGTGACCCTCGACCTCCGCGGGGCGGAAGATCCCGCCGCGACGTCCTTCCCGACCACGAGTGTCATCGAGTTCCGCGCCGAGCCAGGCGCAGAGACCTTCGCCGATTTCCTCGGCGAGTCCGTCACGCGGGTCGAGCTCAACGGCCGCCTCCTCGACGGGGCGGTGGTGTACGACGGCGCGCGAATCCGCCTCGCGGGCCTCGCGGCCCAGAACCGGCTCGAGGTCACGGGCCTGGCGAGGTACTCGCGCAGCGGCGAGGGCCTCCACCGCTTCGTGGACCCGGCCGACGGCGCGACCTACCTGTACACGCAGTGCGAGCCGGCGGATGCGCGCCGGTACTTCGCGAACTTCGAGCAGCCCGATCTGAAGGCGACGTTCGCATTCACGGTGCTCGCGCCGTCGTCGTGGTCGGTGAGCGCGAATGGCAACGCGACCGCCAGCGCGGAACCGATCGAGGGCGACGCCGCCGCGGGTCGCTGGGACTTCGCGCCGACGCCGAGGATGCCCACGTACCTCGCGGCGGTGCTCGCCGGGCCGTACCACCGCGCCGAGGCGTCGTGGACGGGGGCGACGCGCGACGGCGAGCCGCTCACCCTCCCGCTCGTGGCCTACTGCCGCGCCTCGCTCGCCGAGCACTTCGACGCGGACCGTATCTTCGACCTGACCCGTCGCGGCCTGGACTTCTACCACTCGGTGTTCTCCCCCGCGTTCCCGTGGGGCAAGTACGAGCAGGCGTTCGTGCCCGAGTACAACCTCGGCGCGATGGAGAACCCGGGCCTCGTGACGTTCACGGAGGAGTACGTGTTCGCCTCCCGCGCCGCGGAGTCGCAGTACGAGGGCCGCGCGAACACCCTCATGCACGAGATGGCGCACATGTGGTTCGGCGACCTCGTGACGATGCGCTGGTGGGACGACCTGTGGCTCAAGGAGTCGTTCGCGGAGTACATGGGGACGCTCGCGGTGGACCGCGCGACGGACTTCTCCGCGTCCTGGGTGAACTTCGCCAACCGCCGCAAGGCCTGGGCGTACCTGCAGGACCAGCTGCCCACCACGCACCCGATCGTGGCGGACATCCCGAACCTCGAGGCCGCCGAGCAGAACTTCGACGGGATCACGTACGCCAAGGGCGCGTCCGTGCTCAAGCAGCTCGTCGCGTACGTGGGCGAGGACGCGTTCCTCGCGGCCGCGCGCGAGTACTTCGGGAAGCACGCGTACGGGAACACGACGCTCGGAGACCTCCTCGACGCGCTCGAGCGCTCATCGGGGAGGCCCATGCGCGAGTGGGCCGCGGCCTGGCTGCAGACCGCCGGGCTGCCGGTGCTGGAGACGATCGTCGAGACAGGCCCGGGGCGGCCCACGGAAGCCGAGGGAGTGCACGACGGCGAGCGGCTCACCCGGGTGGCGGTGCGGCAGACCGCTGTGGACCCCGTGACGGGGAAAGAAGCGCCCCGGCCGCATGTCCTCCGCATCGGCCTGTACTCGCGCGGGTCGTCCGGAACGATCGAGCGGACGCACAGCGTCGACGTGGAGCTGCTGGCCGACACGCCCGGCGGCGTGACCGAGGTGCCGGAGCTCGCAGGCCTTCCCGTGCCAGACCTCGTGCTCGTCAACGACGAGGACCTCACGTACGCCAAGGTCCGCCTCGACCACCGCTCCGAGGAGACGGTACGCGAGCACCTCGGCGAGATCGCGGACCCGCTGGCCCGAGCCCTCGCATGGACCGCCCTGTGGCACGCGACGCGCGACGGCGAGGTGGCCGCCTCCCGGTACGTGCGCGCCGTCGAACGCTTCGGGGCTCTCGAGGGCACGGTAGGCGTCCAGCTCGCCGTGCTCGACAACGCCCGCACGGCGATCGAGCGGTACACCCACGGCGAGGGCCGACACGACGTGCGCGACCCGTACCTCGCCGCGGTGGCGCGCGAGCTCACGGCCGCACAGCCGGGCTCGGACCAGCAGCTCGCCTGGGCGCGGGCCCTAGCAAAGGGCAGCCGGTACGGGGGCGGGCAGCTGGACCTCGTGCGCGGTCTCGCGGACGGCACGGTGACGGTTCCCGGGCTCGCGGTGGACCAGGAGCTGCGCTGGTCGCTGTGGCAGGCGCTCGCTGCCCAGAGCCGGGCCACGGTTGCCGAGCTGGACGCGGAGCTGGCACGGGACCGGACAGCCAAGGGCGCCGTGGGACACGCGGTCGCGGTGGCGGCACGGCCGGATCCGGGGGCCAAGCAGGCCGCGTGGGACGCCGCCGTCGAGCGGGACACGCTCTCGAACGACCTGCTCGGGGCCACCGTCGAGGGCTTCATGCTCGGCATGGAGGCGCTGCGCCACCCGTTCATCGAGCGCTACTTCGCGATGCTCACGCGGGTATGGGCAGACCGCTCCCAAGAGATCGCGACCCGGCTCGTGACGGGCCTGTTCCCGGGCGACTCGACGCTCGCGTGGGACCAGACGCCGGAGGAGAACCCCGTGCTCGCGCGCACTGACCAGTGGCTGCACGAGAACGCGTCGGCGCCCGCGGCGCTGCGGCGGATCATCGTCGAGCAGCGGGACCACCTGCACCGCGCGCTCACGGCGCAGCAGCGGTCACGGCAGGGATAG
- a CDS encoding circularly permuted type 2 ATP-grasp protein has product MSDLFEDYSVAAERTGAYDEMFAPPQTARPSYRHLADALAELDLADVSSRAESMARTFLDRGVTFDYAGEERPFPLDIVPRIISATEWDVLERGVAQRVKALEAFLNDVYSKMTIVADGVVPRRLITTSQHFHRQVHGFEPAGGVRVHISGIDVVRDAAGTFRVLEDNVRVPSGVSYVLENRRAMAKGLPEAFSQQPIRPVEEYPRRLLSALRKTAPAGVDEPTVVVLTPGVFNSAYFEHTLLAGLMGVELVEGRDLICRGNRVYMRTTAGEQRVDVIYKRIDDDFLDPLQFRSDSMLGCPGLVNAARAGGVTIANAVGNGVADDKLVYSYVPDLIRYYLGEEPIIANVDTYRLEEDAAREEVLDRLEELVVKPVDGSGGKGLVIGPDATREELDTLRKRVLADPRGWIAQPVLQLSTVPTLSGNRFGPRHVDLRPFAVNDGDDVWVLPGGLTRVALKEGSLIVNSSQGGGSKDTWVLAQSSDVPIEAEPRHSISIRERTSVWPVESNWRDRQAEQQQ; this is encoded by the coding sequence ATGTCGGATCTCTTCGAGGACTACTCCGTCGCCGCCGAGCGTACCGGCGCGTACGACGAGATGTTCGCGCCGCCCCAGACCGCACGGCCCAGCTACCGCCACCTCGCGGACGCGCTCGCGGAGCTCGACCTCGCCGACGTCAGCTCACGGGCCGAGTCGATGGCCCGCACCTTCCTCGACCGAGGCGTCACGTTCGACTACGCGGGCGAGGAGCGGCCCTTCCCGCTGGACATCGTGCCCCGCATCATCTCCGCGACCGAGTGGGACGTCCTCGAGCGCGGCGTCGCCCAGCGCGTGAAGGCCCTCGAGGCGTTCCTCAATGACGTGTACTCCAAGATGACGATCGTGGCCGACGGCGTGGTGCCGCGCCGCCTCATCACCACGAGCCAGCACTTCCACCGGCAGGTCCACGGGTTCGAGCCCGCCGGGGGAGTGCGCGTGCACATCTCCGGGATCGATGTGGTCCGGGACGCCGCCGGCACCTTCCGCGTCCTCGAGGACAACGTCCGCGTGCCCTCGGGAGTGAGCTACGTGCTCGAGAACCGGCGCGCCATGGCCAAGGGCCTGCCCGAGGCCTTCAGCCAGCAGCCCATCCGCCCGGTCGAGGAGTACCCGCGGCGGCTGCTCTCCGCCCTGCGCAAGACCGCGCCGGCCGGCGTCGACGAGCCGACCGTCGTGGTGCTCACCCCCGGGGTGTTCAACTCCGCCTACTTCGAGCACACGCTCCTGGCGGGCCTCATGGGCGTCGAGCTCGTGGAGGGCCGGGACCTCATCTGCCGCGGCAACCGGGTCTACATGCGCACCACGGCCGGAGAGCAGCGCGTCGACGTCATCTACAAGCGCATCGACGACGACTTCCTCGACCCCCTCCAGTTCCGCTCGGACTCGATGCTCGGCTGCCCGGGCCTCGTCAATGCCGCCCGCGCCGGAGGTGTGACGATCGCCAACGCGGTGGGCAACGGCGTGGCCGACGACAAGCTCGTGTACTCCTACGTCCCCGACCTCATCCGGTACTACCTCGGAGAGGAACCCATCATCGCCAACGTCGACACGTACCGGCTCGAGGAGGATGCCGCCCGCGAGGAGGTCCTCGACCGGCTCGAGGAGCTCGTGGTCAAGCCCGTGGACGGCTCCGGCGGCAAAGGCCTCGTGATCGGCCCCGACGCGACCCGCGAGGAGCTCGACACCCTCCGCAAGCGCGTCCTCGCAGACCCCCGCGGCTGGATCGCCCAGCCCGTCCTCCAGCTCTCCACGGTGCCGACCCTCTCCGGCAACCGCTTCGGCCCGCGCCACGTGGACCTGCGTCCCTTCGCGGTCAACGACGGCGACGACGTGTGGGTCCTTCCCGGCGGCCTCACCCGGGTGGCGCTCAAGGAGGGATCGCTCATCGTCAACTCGAGCCAAGGCGGAGGCTCCAAGGACACGTGGGTCCTCGCCCAGTCCTCGGACGTGCCCATCGAGGCCGAGCCGCGTCACTCCATCAGCATCCGCGAGCGCACGAGCGTGTGGCCGGTCGAGAGCAACTGGCGCGACCGCCAGGCCGAGCAGCAGCAGTGA
- a CDS encoding alpha-E domain-containing protein → MLSRIAESLFWIGRYVERADGTARILDVHLERLNHLPTAEQRSVAQELLGVMGSRPEKEDFGLSDLLNSLAYDRSHATSIAGSLGAARENARRARETVSSSLWECLNTTYYGLSQHRKDVVGTYRFCNWVLERTAMVRGLADTTMSHDEGWLFMVLGRSLERADMTARMLSTREVHTAGMSWVNMLKCAGAYESFLRTRRVAFDERHAAEFLLMDRLFPRSIVYALRDADEALAKLDPSDTRVGFINDARRIVGQARTFLEFHRTDELMAELPEHMERVQRAVAQTSDAVSRKYFNKADEQAWVGEVS, encoded by the coding sequence TTGCTCAGCCGCATCGCTGAATCCCTCTTCTGGATCGGCCGCTACGTGGAGCGGGCCGATGGGACCGCGCGCATCCTCGATGTCCACCTCGAGAGGCTCAATCACCTGCCGACCGCCGAGCAGCGCAGCGTCGCCCAGGAGCTCCTCGGGGTCATGGGGTCTCGGCCCGAGAAGGAGGACTTCGGGCTCAGCGACCTCCTCAACAGCCTCGCGTACGACCGCTCGCACGCGACGAGCATCGCCGGCTCGCTCGGCGCCGCGCGCGAGAACGCGCGGCGCGCGCGAGAGACCGTCTCATCGAGCCTGTGGGAGTGCCTCAACACGACCTACTACGGCCTCAGCCAGCACCGCAAGGACGTCGTGGGGACCTACCGGTTCTGCAACTGGGTCCTCGAGCGCACGGCCATGGTCCGCGGCCTCGCGGACACCACCATGAGCCACGACGAGGGCTGGCTGTTCATGGTCCTGGGCCGCTCCCTCGAGCGCGCCGACATGACCGCGCGGATGCTCTCGACCCGCGAGGTCCACACCGCGGGGATGTCCTGGGTGAACATGCTCAAGTGTGCGGGCGCCTACGAGTCGTTCCTGCGCACCCGGCGCGTGGCGTTCGACGAGCGCCACGCCGCCGAGTTCCTCCTCATGGACCGCCTGTTCCCGCGCTCGATCGTGTATGCGCTCCGGGACGCGGACGAGGCGTTGGCGAAGCTCGACCCGTCTGACACCCGCGTGGGGTTCATCAACGACGCCCGGCGGATTGTCGGCCAGGCCCGCACGTTCCTCGAGTTCCATCGGACCGACGAGCTCATGGCCGAGCTGCCCGAGCACATGGAACGCGTCCAGCGGGCCGTGGCCCAGACGTCCGACGCGGTTTCGCGCAAGTACTTCAACAAGGCCGACGAGCAGGCCTGGGTGGGAGAGGTTTCATGA
- a CDS encoding transglutaminase family protein yields the protein MTRLKILHRTAYRYNKRVTLSYNEARMTPLTEPQQVVLESQVRVAPAQAAVSSYKDYWGTRVTAFDMQVPHEYLEVVSSTTVEVHRVERVPVEGEVVPWERLRSDEVQDQFSDWLPQSRLSGPGSEVLGIVPGLVPSLDPNQAAHAVFDWLAGEMRYMPGSTGVTTDAEQAWNQRQGVCQDLAHLAIGSLRSLGIPARYISGYLHPRSTADIGEVVAGQSHAWLEWWDGEWRSWDPTNHKPAGDFHVTVARGRDYRDVPPLKGVLSGGGGSHLEVSVEITRVA from the coding sequence ATGACCCGGCTGAAGATCCTGCACCGCACCGCGTACCGGTACAACAAGCGGGTCACGCTCTCCTACAACGAGGCGCGCATGACGCCGCTCACCGAGCCGCAGCAGGTGGTCCTCGAGTCGCAGGTCCGCGTGGCGCCCGCCCAGGCCGCGGTGAGCTCCTACAAGGACTACTGGGGCACGCGCGTCACCGCGTTCGACATGCAGGTCCCGCACGAGTACCTCGAGGTGGTCTCCTCGACCACGGTCGAGGTCCACCGTGTGGAGCGCGTCCCGGTGGAGGGCGAGGTCGTCCCGTGGGAGCGCCTTCGCAGCGACGAGGTCCAGGACCAATTCAGCGACTGGCTGCCGCAGTCCCGCCTTTCCGGCCCGGGGAGCGAGGTCCTGGGCATCGTGCCCGGGCTCGTGCCCAGCCTGGACCCGAATCAGGCCGCCCACGCCGTGTTCGACTGGCTGGCCGGTGAGATGCGCTACATGCCCGGCTCGACCGGGGTCACGACGGACGCCGAGCAGGCGTGGAACCAGCGCCAGGGCGTCTGCCAGGACCTCGCGCACCTCGCGATCGGATCGCTGCGGAGCCTCGGCATCCCCGCCAGGTACATCTCCGGCTACCTGCACCCGCGCTCGACGGCGGACATCGGCGAGGTCGTCGCGGGCCAGTCCCACGCGTGGCTCGAGTGGTGGGACGGCGAGTGGCGCTCGTGGGACCCCACCAACCACAAGCCGGCCGGGGATTTCCACGTCACCGTGGCCCGTGGCCGGGACTACCGCGACGTCCCCCCGCTCAAGGGCGTCCTGTCCGGCGGCGGAGGCTCCCACCTCGAGGTGTCGGTGGAGATCACCAGGGTCGCCTGA